A window of Echeneis naucrates chromosome 13, fEcheNa1.1, whole genome shotgun sequence contains these coding sequences:
- the LOC115053405 gene encoding apolipoprotein B receptor, whose translation MAATEASAAPVVQEDGKTPESKPTEAEQPAKNANVNSETVNSEVVDKDGTAVNSEVVDNKEIVNNDTVVAAAAETEEGGEAASGEAAPPQSSENPSSAESKTSFLDSFLSKSGLGKVMGGRKKKEQGTGAGAEENATEGGEKVREKGEEAVAAEEGAEGGAEGEAAIEKAPENGVKEEEKKAEKGKPAEAKSTVRDLIRKPVARIFSHRSTEKKDGAATEPQKQIKVRSRSLDRLEDPEALNTTADSSIEEGGAAGGIEGGAEGEQKASSSSAAIKHMKRWHSFKKLMAQKAHKKSGGGVEDGKEDGVEGVEEGGGDSSTLDSKESGQKRWKLKRSWTFQGLKRDTSMVGISGKAKSSDKDSADNAKPEEAAAGGDEAGEEAKTEGGEDKEKAEGGEEKEKVDGGEEEKSAAAGGGTVTQHANEIWTSFKKRVIPKSKRANTECTTSAEEDAPAVPPSGEEGTVEEGKDGKDGKSAKAKRSHFGRAVSLKNFILRKGKSSSVDLGEGTKEEEEATEGGEAGEAAEEGGPDNEAAAATEETNDKEVAMAEKTSAEESGGEVTEEAETLAEGPVTNGENGCSNGTAEENASHNHQEEAKTTLSSPVKKSKETGAVKEDANTKIINATATVNSDKKAGNV comes from the exons ATGGCGGCGACGGAGGCCAGCGCTGCACCGGTAGTCCAGGAAGATGGGAAAACCCCGGAGAGCAAACCAACAGAGGCAGAGCAACCAgctaaaaatgcaaatgtaaactCAGAGACTGTCAACAGTGAGGTTGTTGATAAAGATGGCACTGCTGTCAACAGTGAGGTGGTCGATAACAAGGAGATTGTGAATAATGACACAGtggtggcagcagctgcagaaactgaagagggaggagaagcagCAAGTGGGGAGGCAGCCCCTCCTCAAAGCTCAGAGAATCCCTCTTCTGCTGAGTCCAAAACCTCATTCCTGGACTCGTTCCTCAGCAAGAGCGGCCTTGGGAAGGTGATGGGAGGTcggaagaagaaagaacaagGCACAGGTGCAGGAGCAGAGGAGAATGCAACTGAAGGAGGGGAGAAAGttagagagaaaggagaggaggctGTAGCAGCTGAGGaaggagcagaaggaggtgCAGAGGGAGAGGCAGCGATAGAGAAAGCTCCAGAAAATGGggtgaaggaagaggaaaagaaagcagagaaaggaaaGCCAGCTGAGGCTAAATCCACGGTTCGGGATTTGATCAGGAAACCTGTGGCAAGAATCTTCTCCCATCGCAGCACTGAGAAGAAGGATGGTGCTGCCACAGAACCtcagaaacaaatcaaagttCGATCCAGGTCCCTGGACCGACTGGAAGATCCTGAAGCACTGAACACCACTGCAGACTCCTCCATAGAAGAgggaggagcagcaggtggaATAGAGGGAGGCGCAGAGGGTGAGCAGAAAGCCTCATCCTCATCGGCAGCCATCAAGCACATGAAGCGCTGGCACTCCTTCAAGAAGCTCATGGCTCAGAAAGCACACAAGAAAAGCGGGGGAGGAGTAGAGGATGGGAAAGAGGATGGAGTGGAGGGAGTAGAAGAAGGTGGCGGAGACTCTTCTACGCTTGACTCCAAGGAGTCAGGGCAGAAGAGGTGGAAGCTTAAACGTTCCTGGACCTTCCAGGGCCTGAAGAGGGACACGTCCATGGTTGGCATCAGTGGCAAGGCCAAGAGCTCTGACAAAGACTCTGCTGATAATGCAAAGccagaggaggcagcagcagggggagaTGAGGCGGGAGAGGAGGCCAAGACAGAGGGAGGCGAAGACAAGGAGAAAGCAGAGGGAGgcgaggagaaggagaaggttgatggaggggaggaggagaagtcaGCTGCCGCAGGAGGTGGGACGGTGACACAGCATGCTAACGAGATCTGGACCTCTTTCAAGAAGCGTGTTATCCCCAAGTCCAAACGAGCCAACACAGAGTGCACCACCAGTGCTGAGGAGGATGCTCCAGCTGTTCCCCCCTCAG GTGAGGAGGGCACAGTAGAGGAGGGCAAGGACGGCAAAGATGGCAAGTCCGCCAAGGCCAAGCGCTCACATTTTGGCCGTGCAGTTTCTCTGAAGAACTTTATCCTGCGAAAGGGCAAGTCAAGCAGTGTGGACCTGGGGGAGGGTAccaaggaggaagaagaggccactgagggaggagaggcaggagaggcagcagaggaaggaggtCCTGAcaatgaagctgcagcagcaactgaGGAGACTAATGACAAAGAGGTGGCAATGGCTGAGAAAACGTCAGCAGAAGAGAGTGGAGGGGAGGTTACCGAGGAGGCCGAGACGCTGGCTGAAGGTCCAGTGACCAACGGTGAGAACGGGTGCTCCAATGGCACGGCAGAAGAGAATGCCTCACACAATCACCAGGAGGAGGCGAAGACAACATTGAGCAGCCCCgtgaagaaaagcaaagagacagGGGCTGTAAAAGAGGACGCCAACACTAAGATCATCAACGCCACAGCGACTGTGAACAGCG ACAAAAAGGCGGGAAACGTGTGA